Proteins encoded together in one Triticum urartu cultivar G1812 unplaced genomic scaffold, Tu2.1 TuUngrouped_contig_5456, whole genome shotgun sequence window:
- the LOC125529249 gene encoding mitochondrial import inner membrane translocase subunit TIM8-like translates to MDASALNDPRFQALLEEEKKKAMMNEMIAKLTDTCWDRCITGSIGSSFSNSETSCLSNCAKRFIDVKMLTMQRANSSS, encoded by the exons ATGGACGCTTCAGCTCTCAACGACCCGAGGTTTCAGGCGCTCTTAGAG GAGGAGAAGAAAAAGGCCATGATGAATGAGATGATAGCGAAGCTGACTGACACTTGCTGGGACAGATGCATCACCGGAAGCATCGGGAGCAGCTTCAGCAACAGCGAAACCTCTTGCCTGTCCAACTGCGCAAAACGCTTTATTGATGTTAAGATGCTCACCATGCAACGAGCAAACAGCAGTAGCTAG